From the Lactuca sativa cultivar Salinas chromosome 9, Lsat_Salinas_v11, whole genome shotgun sequence genome, the window tcggttgagtaagttATGTTTCTAAGTTGTTCCGGGACAGGTTTGACCCGAGGTTTACCCGCGAGGttgatgttagtcagaatgaccaggtggaagaccagcgcaggtaggcagctggtgttgggtattggaggcagatcgcaggcggtgggccatggtaaacttcgaggacgaagttcagtttaagtgggggagagttgtaacacccaagattttgaaaagccaagaaagtaaggaaaccctaaatttaggagggactcggcgagtcggagcgggatccgggtcgaggagtaagtgaccaactcgacgagtcggccaagtggactcggcgagtctggtctgtgcgaggaaaaccctaaatccggggcttggagcctatttaaacgtctcaatcttcttcctagggctcctttactgcctctcacacccagaacgccgcaccctaagcctccattgtgatgATTTATGCTTTtcgccatttttgagtgatttagaagaagaagaagaagtgggaatcgttgaagcatcaaggagtggctttggatctgaagtttggggagcatttcagagcattggaatgtatcaattcgtttccctcctttagatcttctttggttatgagttttggggcttttaagccatgcctaacatcaatttcaagcttgaggtccagatctgaggttgctacctcagatccatgcttgtgttggtttagaatcccgtaaagtatcagccattgggtggattttggagcctcttggtcttaaaccctagttattggtgcattttgtctagatctccctctctacacgtaaagtttgcaactttacgtggggaataggcttgggaagggtagatctatagtttggagtcatgcatgactcggaagtcctctgcatgtaagtggatcttattggactcggcgagtccttcgagtggactcggcgagtagcttggagatgaggaggaactcgacgagtgggatgaacaactcgtcgagtcggatgaagataggcatgaactcagcgagttggatgaacaaatcggcgagttggatgaagattgtcgtgtgcgcggcgagtctgttcttagactcggcgagtcaggtcgcgtggtcccaaaccattcgagttaagtctcgagtcaacgattcgagccaggactcagtgagttggacaggacaggaatcggaaatcagtagactcggcgagtcaggggctgactcggcgagtggaaggactttggacttatgaactcggcgagtcagtagggtgactcgacgagtagggttgacctggaaggatgactttgaccaggacgttcactttgaccagagttgacttggttgacctttgaaggtcagttatactaagtgttatgttgatattggtagctcggggagctagcggagcagcagttcggagtcagtggtcaggtagcggtcaaaggggttagcagcagcagttcaacagtatcaggtgagtttccctttgtatgaatgggtctacggccacaatgccggcccatgtagttatgagtagaagacccgggggttagccctaggcacagtatgctagtatgatattcggacgaggtccaatgatagagggcgggggcccaaggagcggtttatgtgatagtttatacttgttgtctgtgtgatacatgttatgtgcctggtagggaggtgagtgtgggcgaggtcccgtatctcaccaatagcagagtgtggatggtgttccacatctcagtagcagcagatcaggggcgaggcccaagttagcaaaggagtgagggtgggctgggcccgtatctcactatcagcaggagtatggacgaggttccatgactcatcagtagcaggagacgggcggggcccagagatggGCGAGGCcgtagagcaagagttgttagtatatgtttagtttatgtaatgttatgtgatatgtttatgtgctattatatgttagtaggcgaggccctgtgataggcgaggcctaagtgaaacagatctgtatccaagcgggactcgaagccaggcggggcctggagcggcggggccgttgtagcggccgaggcccgaagtagagggcgaggcccaggataacgggtgtggcccagtatgtgaagtatatggttttgcatggtatgtggtaaggtggggaactcactaagcttcgtgcttacggttttcagttttgttttcaggtacttccggtagcggagggaggagctcggggtgatcgcatggcacacaccatagattaggcAGCctggggatgtttactctgataataaacatgtattttaaaaacttatactcagattatgttttcgaatgatgtctttggttaaagtaatgttttattaaaaagaaatttttcgtCTTGAATTTTGGCATGTTACATTGGGGTTGGAGTGTGGATTGGGGATAAGTTGGGTAAGGTAAAAATGAGCATTTTTATCTTATAGACAAAACCTCAAACGGTCCCTATGGTTTCTTAAAAATTGGAATATAGTCCTTCAGTTTAAAAAAACATCTTGATAAtccatgtggtttcaaaacttttaaaatataatcactcaccaaaaaaaacttatttacccttttttaattattttatatttttctttaattaaaaccatttaaaaaataagaaaaataaaatgaaaaagctTCCACTATTAACACCACCATTACCACAACCGTGTACAATATAACCACCACCGTAAACCGCCACCACCCTCATACAACACCGATCCCGCCCACACTCTTCGTCGATTTCTTCCCCATTTTCCTATCATGCCGTGATTAGAAAGCAGAGAAAGATTTAGGTTGTAAAAACACAATATACATCAAACGTTATTCGATTCAACAACTAGATTCTCAATAAACACACTCAGAGGAAAATGATAGTGCTCCCGATCAAATATTTAGGAAGTTCAGGTAGAAAATAGTAGACATTTAGTTTGAAATTGTTGGAACAAACTAAAAAGAGATCAATCACTATGATTCAAAAAGTCAATATTCCAAGTATTGTTCAAGCATTATCACGGTGTTTAATCAAACAAACATGGAATTACAAGTCGAAGAGAGGTTAGTTAATGAACATGTAGTTATTCTAATGTAAAAATGCATAAACAACAGTGGAAATATAAACGAAAATTGGAGAAATCAGCAGGACAAGACAACATCTACTTCCACAAGACATCCCCTTTGAATCTCAATCACATTCACAATCGAAAGCATTAGGAACAAATGCCCCATAATTGATCTAATAGTTAATCCGTGCATCCTGAACTTCTATGCCTTCAAGTTAATGTGCCCCTAAAAGCCTTATTACCATCGCTACTGTTGAGCAGATTGAGGGCGAGTTTAAGACCTTGAGCAAGCAGAAATAAGAAGAGGAATGAACTGAACGATACAACTTCAAACATTAATAGCTTTTCATCGACAAATATATCAGTGTCATAGGCGAATCGGTTCTCGAGGCTACAGTGGCCGCATGGCCGTTCCAAACTTATTTTGGGACCAGCGAGAGAAAAAAAATAGGCCGTTAAAATACACAAATGTcatcatgttttttttataacaaatcaataatcaaaagaaaattatttgtattattttttaaatataacacttTCCATAAAAATTTGGGCCCCTTTAAAAGATAGGTCCTGGACGGTCGCCCCTATCGTCCACCTTCTGGAACGGACCTTAGTGGGCAGGAAAGATACATAAAACATAGTCGGTATGTCAAGAAATTGGGGGTGGAATGACGACCACCACTGCCCACCTCTATCAATGTCTTCTTCCTCTCGGTGCCGGTGGATTTACATCCGGTGAGTTGAGACCAAGCCGGAGAAGAGTACTAGTGAGATTGAGGGGGGAGGGTGTGTGTGGGGGGATCGGTCGGCCGATGGTTAGAGTtaggtgaatatatatatatatatatatatatatatatatatatatatatatatatatatatatatatatatatatatatatatatataaagttagttTTAGttgaagaaaatgaaaaatatattaaaatggtAAATAAGTCTTTTTATATGGTTGATGAtttatttgttaaaagttttaaaatcatAGAGagtattaaaattttgaaaaccacatGAACCATCAATGATTTTTTTAAAGTTACAGACTATATCATAAATTTCGAAAACTTAATAAACCACATAGACTATTTATAAGGTTTTATCTATTTTATATCTTTAgttaatatatgtttttttttttaaaaataaacagAAACTAGAAATGATAAATTCTCTTTTGAGTGGATGGGGGTCCTTGGGTCTAATATCTGCAATCCACAGTGATGATTCATATGAAACTTTTAAATGGGTGGGAGCGGGCAAATCCACAGTGATGATTCATATGAAACTTTTAAATGGGTGGGAGCGGGCAAATCCACAGTGATGATTCATATGAAACTTTTAAATGGGTGGGAGTGAGCAATGCGCTTGCACGTTTTTCATACATGACAATCAAAAAACAATGCTATAATGCCTTGTACACTACCCCCCACTTATGTCATTTGATGTTATATTAAAAAATGTTATCATGACCACCGGAAGTAATGTGAGAATTAACCAATCAAAAGTCATTATCatactcactctctctctaactctctcTGAATATCTTAACATCTTACAACATTTGCACACGTTTTCCTATATAAATCAAATGTTGTTAAAAATGACATGACATCCTTGGCAAATTTTGGATATGATAAGATGTCTTAACATGTTGTCATACCCCAATAGCCTTCTGGGTTTTCAAGGTTGAAACTTGAAGCAACCCTCCaataccaaaccatagggaccatatCTATAATTTACTCAAACTataattatgagatttttaattaTTATCTGATTATTTTATTATAGGGAACGGAAGGGATGATTCAAGGGAAAGGTACAAAATTAAGTAATTTGTGCCTCACTGATTCACATAATCACTTCAAGTTCTATACTTGAGAAAGCTATTTTCGCACCTATAGATTATCGATGTTTTGGAGTTGGCGAATTTGAATTCTATACTTTTGTATTACGGAGCAAGAACAATTCAGTGCTATGGTTGCGAGTTGCGACTCCATCTCTTTTTTGAACAAGTCAAATGCCACTGAAAAAAACGTCAATTGACCATGTCACATATGAATATAGTAATGTTAGCTGGGTCTTGGCTAGACGTTTCCGAAGGTTCTACAAAAATACGAAAGACGGCTTCATTTCTTTGAAGTTTTCTTGTCACCACCTCACCTGTccagattaaaaatataaaaaactctTATTCTAATCTCACCAGCTAACCCAAGAACAATTCATCTCAATAAATAAATAacgaaataaataaaacattacccTTTTTGAATAATCCTTTCTGGTAGTTGGTTTAGTTGAGAAGGCTTCCTCTCTCACTATTTATTTAATTGTCAAAAACAACAAATCCTACAAGATTTTCCTTGCAAATTTCCAAAGTCATGGCGTTCTCCAGGAGCCATGTAATTACATACTTCCTTCTGGTTTTGATCCCTTACGCAGCTTCAATAACCTTTAATTTGCCAGATATCGGTCCAGAGAATCAGAACCTTGACTTAAGAACAGAAGGCGACCGAGCTTATATCTCCGACACCGGAATTCAGGTGACCCCAGATGGAATTGGTTCCGATCGGAGCGAGAAAGCCGGCCGGGCCATATACCTGACACCATTCCATCTTTGGGACAACAAATCTAACGAGCTGGCAAGCTTCTCTACCAATTTCACCTTCGTGATAGATTCAAACAGGGCCACAGCCTACGGTGATGGCCTCACCTTCTTCCTCGCACAAAATAACTCAGTCATATGTCGTGGTGGTGGCATGGGGCTTCCCATCAATGGCACAACCGTTGTTGTCACAAACCCGTTTGTTGCAGTGGAGTTTGATACTTTTTCCAATGTTTGGGATCCAGTAGACTCTAATAATGCTTCAATAGGTGATCATGTAGGTATCAGTATTAGTTCTGTTATTTCTGTTTCGCATCAGAAATGGTTCAGCAATATAACTGGTGGAAGAGTCTGTCAAGCTTGGGTTACATATGATTCTGTTTCGAATAATCTTAGTGTTTCCTTTactggttttcaaaataatacaatcATACGTCAAGTAGGCCTTGTGTACACAGTTGATCTCAGGAAGGTGTTGCCAGAATGGGTTATTTTTGGGTTTTCAGCAGCAACCGGAGCTCAATTCCAGAAAAATAATGTGAGATCTTGGAGTTTCAGTAGCTCTGATTTACAGGTTGATGAAAACAACCGGATAACTCCAGACATAGGCCCAAACCCAGTGAAAAACAGCAGCAGGGTGGGATTAGTAGTTGGAGTATCGGTTGGAGTTACTTTTTTGGCTGTGCTTGGTTTTGTTTTATGGaggtggaagaagaagaaaagcaGGGAAGATGAACATGAAGACGAAGAATCTGGATTTGATATGGAAATGAACAATGAATTCGAAATGGGCACCGGGCCTAAAAGATTCTCTTACCAAGAATTAGCTCGATCTACCGGTGAGTTTTCAGAGAACGAGAAGCTTGGTGAAGGAGGTTTTGGTGGGGTTTATAGAGGTTTCTTGAAAGATTCCAACACCTATATTGCAGTGAAAAGGGTGTCAAAGAGTTCAAAACAGGGGATCAAGGAGTATGCGTCGGAAGTAAAGATCATTAGCCGATTGAGGCATAGAAACCTAGTGCAACTCATAGGTTGGTGCCACGAAAAAAGCGAACTCCTCCTTGTTTACGAGTTTATGGAAAACGGAAGCTTAGATTCACATCTCTTTAAGGCAAAAACCTTATTGACATGGGGAACAAGGAACAAAATCGCACATGGTCTGGCTTCAGCGTTGTTATATCTACATGAAGAATGGGAACAATGTGTTTTGCATAGAGATATCAAATCGAGTAACCTGATGTTGGACTCAAATTTCAATGCCAAGCTTGGGGATTTTGGGTTAGCCAAGTTGGTTGACCATGAGAAGGGCTCACAGACCACAATGTTGGCTGGAACCTTGGGTTACATGGCTCCGGAATGTTTAGTAACCGGAAAGGCAACCAAAGAATCAGATGTGTTCAGCTTTGGAGTCGTTGCACTGGAAATAGCTTGTGGCCGAAAAACAATAGAGTACAAGGCTCCAGAGAATCAAATAAGGTTAATCCAATGGGTTTGGGAGCTCTATGGGATAGGGACACTTTTAGAAGCAGTGGATCCACGTCTAGGGTTAGATTTTGAGGAAGAAGAAATAAAGCGGTTGATGATCCTTGGGTTATGGTGTGTGCACCCTGACTCGGATTTTCGTCCATCGATGAGACAAGTGGTTCAAGTACTGAACTCTGAAGCTTCCGTACCTATACTCCCCTCAAAGATGCCAGTGGCATCTTATTTTACCCCTCCCATGTCTTCATTATATGGTGTCACTTCCATCATTCAAAACCAGTCATCAAGTGGTGTCTTTAACACGGATTCCTCAAAGCAAACTTCATCAACAGCAAGTTCTTCTTCTCCATCTGTTTCATTGTTACATTCTATACATTGACATGCATATAGTGTTGTATATTGATACAAATTAGGGATTTTGAATGCTATAGTTTGGAGTTTATTATTATTCTTGTAGGGTCATTGAAATTGTTATTGACAATTGCATAGAGCAAGAAAATCTG encodes:
- the LOC111881027 gene encoding L-type lectin-domain containing receptor kinase IX.1, translated to MAFSRSHVITYFLLVLIPYAASITFNLPDIGPENQNLDLRTEGDRAYISDTGIQVTPDGIGSDRSEKAGRAIYLTPFHLWDNKSNELASFSTNFTFVIDSNRATAYGDGLTFFLAQNNSVICRGGGMGLPINGTTVVVTNPFVAVEFDTFSNVWDPVDSNNASIGDHVGISISSVISVSHQKWFSNITGGRVCQAWVTYDSVSNNLSVSFTGFQNNTIIRQVGLVYTVDLRKVLPEWVIFGFSAATGAQFQKNNVRSWSFSSSDLQVDENNRITPDIGPNPVKNSSRVGLVVGVSVGVTFLAVLGFVLWRWKKKKSREDEHEDEESGFDMEMNNEFEMGTGPKRFSYQELARSTGEFSENEKLGEGGFGGVYRGFLKDSNTYIAVKRVSKSSKQGIKEYASEVKIISRLRHRNLVQLIGWCHEKSELLLVYEFMENGSLDSHLFKAKTLLTWGTRNKIAHGLASALLYLHEEWEQCVLHRDIKSSNLMLDSNFNAKLGDFGLAKLVDHEKGSQTTMLAGTLGYMAPECLVTGKATKESDVFSFGVVALEIACGRKTIEYKAPENQIRLIQWVWELYGIGTLLEAVDPRLGLDFEEEEIKRLMILGLWCVHPDSDFRPSMRQVVQVLNSEASVPILPSKMPVASYFTPPMSSLYGVTSIIQNQSSSGVFNTDSSKQTSSTASSSSPSVSLLHSIH